The following proteins come from a genomic window of Neoarius graeffei isolate fNeoGra1 chromosome 26, fNeoGra1.pri, whole genome shotgun sequence:
- the rpl32 gene encoding 60S ribosomal protein L32: protein MAALRPLTKPKIVKKRTKKFIRHQSDRYVKIKSNWRKPRGIDNRVRRRFKGQMLMPNIGYGSNKKTKHMLPSGFRKFLVHNVKELEVLMMSNKSYCAEIAHNVSSKNRKLIVERAAQLAIKVTNPNARLRSEENE, encoded by the exons atggCCGCCCTCAGACCCCTTACCAAGCCGAAGATAGTCAAGAAAAGGACTAAGAAGTTCATCAGGCATCAGTCAGACCGCTATGTAAAGATCAAG AGCAACTGGAGGAAGCCACGAGGTATTGATAACCGGGTCCGCAGGCGCTTCAAAGGCCAGATGCTGATGCCCAACATCGGTTACGGTAGCAACAAGAAGACCAAGCACATGCTGCCATCTGGCTTCAGGAAGTTCCTGGTGCACAACGTCAAAGAGCTTGAAGTCCTCATGATGAGCAACAA gagCTATTGTGCAGAGATCGCCCACAACGTCTCCTCAAAGAACAGGAAGCTGATTGTGGAGCGAGCGGCTCAGTTGGCCATCAAGGTCACAAACCCGAACGCAAGACTCCGCAGCGAGGAGAACGAATAA